Part of the Pieris napi chromosome 23, ilPieNapi1.2, whole genome shotgun sequence genome is shown below.
ACTAAAACTTTTTGACAGCTGACATACTAGTCAGTAGTCATTATGTATGGTTCTGTCAAGTCACAAGAGTGATTTTATGACAGCTAACGGATGACGCTAATAGGTTATTTgacaagatttaaaaaaaaacataatttcgaCGGTGACTGATTTTGatcgaaaatatattattttattatacaatatttttacgtGTTAATTGCACAAAATTCTTTGATGTCACCAACAGTTCTAATTTATTGCTTTTCGCGCGCCGCGTGCCGCTTCGCCACAAAATCATATGATGCTACGTATggtttttactttaagtttaataacGTGAGATAAcccaatttaattaaacgtgAACTTATTGAATTTATCACAAAGAAACATCCCGATTGTAGGTATTCTTTTTATCCTACCGATAACCGAAGAACCAAACTAGCACGCCAATGCGCGGTGTTGCCGTTTTTCACCGATATCTAGTATGACCGTATTTGCAAgggttttaaattttctgacTCATTGGACCTCAATATGTTTGTATGGAAAATGGGCTTTttaattacaacatttttctTGTACTTTTACGTTAATATGCATATTGGCACTGATatcctttaaataaaaaaataattgccattaggtacatttaaaacacgttgtatatttaatatttgacaaACATTTGTTGTACCAAGGAACCTATACTGGCGGTTATACCGCTGTAATAGTTTTGATAATTTCCTGTTTATATATGTAGTTAAAATTAGAGATATTTACCGATGTAAGGGTTTATGAAGCTAATTTTCTTCAATGACACTATTCAGACATACAATATACTGCAATTCACCATCATTTTATAGGtaccataatattaataataaaattcttagTGGATAGTTCGTTTGTTTGTTTCCTTGAACTTGCTAATTAACGACTGACTTAAGGCGCGCGAAGCTGCATGGCAAAGCTAGTTTAtgatttaactatattttaacatCACTAGTCTACAGAATACTAGTAGTAACTTAAATAGTCTGTATCTATGTCGATTGTCAACTcaatagtcaagttaaatttgtgtatatatattattatatatgctCATTGTTTGTAGTTTCAAGTTTGTCgtagaatttaatatattcctATATTTTGTAATCGTGCATCAGCattctaaacaaaaatatcgtATATTTAACGTTTCAATCTGTTACTTTCATTTTACCCATAAGCAATTTACTTTGTTGTGAGTAATTTAGTGAGGCGCTATTTAAGTTCTTCTATGGTCTAATTATTAACACCATGGTGTTCATTAATTCTTTTCGTTAACTTCGTTCCAGAATCGCTGATTCAGAAATCCCACAATGTCTTCAGAGACAGCTCAAGTCAGTTCGCTGCCTCTTCCTCCAATgcagtatattaatttttatacggATGAAAACGTAAGGCGAAATCGTGCACCCTTACCACCAAGACCAATTCATGACACATACTCGATGTTCGGAAACGCGTTTAATGCTGATGATACTATTATTCGGTCACTAGAAAGCCAGGTACATGTACTATTAAGTTGTtggaaatttttaatatttacaatcgtttgtataatatttaatacttacaGGGATTTAGAAGACTTTATCCTATGCATTTTGAAAGAAGAAGAGAACTGAAAAAACTTAATCACTCATTGCTTGTAAACTTCCTAGATTTATTAGATTTACTAGTACATTGTCCAGACTCTCCTAAAAGAGCTGAAAAAGTTGAAGATTTAAGTCttctatttattcatattcatCATCTATTAAATGAATTTAGACCACATCAAGCAAGAGAGACCCTAAGAGTTATGATGGAGTTGCAAAAGCGTCAAAGAGTAGAGACTGCTATGAGGTAAATGAATTAAGAAATGCTATAATGTATAGTTGAGAAGATACTTCTTAAATTAtgtcatttttttttggtatcatttttatttatacaaagaatggtaatttatttgttctaGGTTTCAAAAGCATCTTGATAAGGTCCAAGATATTCTACAAAATTCTCTGCAAAGTTTACCAGACCAGAATGAAATAGAATCAAATTTTAAAGTACCAACAGAGATTCTGGAACAAATGGAGAACAATCCAAATGAAAGTGCTAATCCAGATCCCTGCTATGAATTAGACTATATTATGTGCAATGTTGTGGATAATATGAGATAATAACTTGTACTGATtttgtatttctaaaataattttaagttcgtcagtttcaaaaataaattcagtAACCCAttgattaaaagtttattgtaattttttaaaataaaaccttatataAGTCCGGAATCGATTTCTAAGGTTATTACACCTGGAATTGATTTAAGTCTACAGAAAATAACTTTAGTAGGTtttgaaaattacatttatatattcgaTACTAATATTACATAGCTGAAGACTATTTAGTTGTTGGTGGGGAAAAGGTTaggaaaatacatatttctatcCATTGTATACACACATGGTATTGttgattactttaaataaaataaaaccaaaattcaaagtttgataattttatttattaaattaaagttgaAAATCTGAAAAAGATACATTAAATTTCGAAGTTGACAGGAAAACTGCATACTAAAATCTCTGCTGCCCAGGATTACTATAATGTAGTAGAATCGAAGATACTACTTACCTTGAGATGTTCTGCAGTCTATGGATGAAGTAAactaaatatacttatattacGACCAGGGATAGTACAGTGATGATCCTACCAAACTAATCAGCATCcacatctataaaaaaaaattaccaataCTTAGGTCATGCATATACTCACATTCATTCTTATTGCAAAAAGGTTTGCTGCATCCTATATGATATCCTGAAATGATGGATCTCTGGCTAAACTAAAAATCAGGACCCTTTTCCAGCCATtgccaataaaaaatattggcaAACCTCAagatataaaaactaatattcaCACAAGTCAACGTCAAAGTCAGTTTCTAAAATGTCATTTGTCATTAGTATTAGTAATTGCGCCTTCTAAATGAAGCACCATTGTTTTGATAGTCCCGTCTGCCATAACCCCTGCCCCTTCCAGAATTTCCCCCACTAAATCGACCCGTGTTGAATCTTGAACTATATTTCCCTGATGGTGgagtatacatttttatatttctatcgcCACTTCTTGAACGCTTTTCGGGTGATTCTTTTTTCTCGCCATTGTCAAATGTAATGGGACGGTGTCTTTTTTGTGCACCTGACTCTTTTTCTTCTGGTTCTAAAACTACTTTTTCCTGGAATGCAAAACTTCTATTAAACACTAAGTTTTGTTTTCATAGTTGTctataactttattataaattatttaaatataagttattataCCCAATCTTCAAAAGTTATTCTTTATAAGCAGAAATAACAATCCTAGAGTATTAGAATAAGAAATTTACCTCTTTATGTTCTTTAGCTGATGCAAATGACAACTGTATTTTGCTCTTGAAACTGGGTGGTGTTCTGAATAGGTCACGAAtcaatgtattaatattagaagTTGTTTTCAAAGCAGCTATCTTCAACTTGTTTTCATCACTGTTAGCATCTTCACCTTTTTTACcctaaaaaattaagtaaaattataattgaatgtttatatgtaacatattgACTATACCTACtcatagaaaattatttttaatgattacctatataataatttatcctTATTTATGGATGAATTTCAGTTAAACATTTCTATCAAATATTAGACAAACTAGTACAGTTCTAGTCTCAGTCTCCATTTTAGATGTCACAAGTATTATAGCAGGAATAATGATTAGCATTGAACTGGATAATGTTTAGGTGTAAgtgttactaaaataaaacagaaacaaactacagtcaaaaccgtttataacgacatcgtttacaacgacctatcggttaCCAGATTGTACggtcccgtccgaatccctagtaaactattcagtaaacaaaccgcttataacaacatcggatacagcgacatatcgcttacaacgacgaaattttatcgatattcatcggctataacgaccaaccgcttcttgtctcagcaaaacaaaacaatacaaacgattttaaatcttatttagaggcgttgaatgaatatttcggcatattattacctacgcacTTTCTCCCAACGAACAGTTTCAGCCAACAACGATTTCGGAGGCTCTTAACGCTGTAacgattttacaaaaatttgttgcctttaacgaacagtttgatactggtgatactcataccttgaggagtatgaaacgtaaaatgcaaaaaatatttgagactgggctaaaaaaaaacagaccaaaatgactgattacttttgtacctaattatttcgtaataaatatttttgtttcttttttgactcgtttacatattataatattaacataccatattataacccatacctacctattctagatagataactatgataatataacttgtatgtattgtacatacatataaactaTACTTgtgtgtatataatatatgacattgcttataacgactatcggatataacgtcggcaactatacggtcccttcaatgtcgttataaccggttttgactgtattatgCATTTAATTACCTGAGTAActtcttttaactttttaatatatccCTGCGTCAATCTTGCTGTGTACTGTAGTCGGAGACGTAACACCTTAAGTCTTGCTGCATCAGCACCAATTGCTTCTGGAGATTTCCTACATAATGAATGTAAAGCAAATAATGCACATTCTACATGAGAAAATTGAAGAGAAGGAACTGTCTTATTTTCCtcagatttttctttttccacATCTTTATCCGCGCTTTCACCTTCTGTTGGTAATGGTGCTTCTGGTAGGTAatcctaaaatataaataacaacaatagtacataattgttaatttcaaGTATATTACTTcagtatttttagaaaaaaattatgagtCACTAGGAAAATCCAAATGTCATATAACTACAGAAAccctaaattaaaataagctatttataaaatactaatttatatgcCAATCACGAAAATCTTTATAGATTATAGCCTCGGCACTAGTTAAATTACTTAACTTGCATATAATTTCATCacagtatatttaatattatgggcaaatataaatctaatactttatttagtatattgaaatttaaataaagcctACACTAATTACTAATGACCATAACTTTTCATTAGTCATAACCATTAGCTAATAGCAACTTACCAATAGAACATCGTAAACAgtgttaattttcttttcaatatCTTCAATATCTCCACAATGCTCAGTAAGTtctgcaaatatttttagaatttcCAGCTTAGTATCTGTTCCTCCACCTGTCGTAGCAATATTACTCCATTTTGATAGAACATGGTCACAAAAGATATTAACAAACTGTGTTGAATCGACTTGTGCCtgc
Proteins encoded:
- the LOC125061269 gene encoding apoptosis inhibitor 5; the encoded protein is MTTDNIEKLYQNYGVLADAKDDISKYEKEYLEILAAVKGSDKEKRLASQFIAKFFSSFPNLAEQAIEAQFDLCEDDDVAIRKQAIKELPIMCKSNKEHTQRIADILAQLMQSEDPTEINVVTNSLLAIVKIEPQGALAGIFSQIHQSTNSEVPNETVRERCIKFIATKVKQLGREVINKETEDLIIVEGKKILEDVGAEEFEHIMDLLAWSRLGKTPAGKKELTQIIATLAFSPDDWHPEDLEYVDRLIQCSQHALPLFTAQVDSTQFVNIFCDHVLSKWSNIATTGGGTDTKLEILKIFAELTEHCGDIEDIEKKINTVYDVLLDYLPEAPLPTEGESADKDVEKEKSEENKTVPSLQFSHVECALFALHSLCRKSPEAIGADAARLKVLRLRLQYTARLTQGYIKKLKEVTQGKKGEDANSDENKLKIAALKTTSNINTLIRDLFRTPPSFKSKIQLSFASAKEHKEEKVVLEPEEKESGAQKRHRPITFDNGEKKESPEKRSRSGDRNIKMYTPPSGKYSSRFNTGRFSGGNSGRGRGYGRRDYQNNGASFRRRNY
- the LOC125061281 gene encoding mediator of RNA polymerase II transcription subunit 7, giving the protein MSSETAQVSSLPLPPMQYINFYTDENVRRNRAPLPPRPIHDTYSMFGNAFNADDTIIRSLESQGFRRLYPMHFERRRELKKLNHSLLVNFLDLLDLLVHCPDSPKRAEKVEDLSLLFIHIHHLLNEFRPHQARETLRVMMELQKRQRVETAMRFQKHLDKVQDILQNSLQSLPDQNEIESNFKVPTEILEQMENNPNESANPDPCYELDYIMCNVVDNMR